The Takifugu flavidus isolate HTHZ2018 chromosome 16, ASM371156v2, whole genome shotgun sequence genome contains the following window.
GACCCACCACAGTGTGTTGTGAGTCAGAATTCTCCCCCTCAGGAGGGGGCTGCGGCAGACAACAGCCATTTGCTGTTTTGATCGACGACATTATGCGTGCTGCCGTTCCAGCTCTGCTTTAAAGCCTGCCGGTCCAGTTTGTTGAGCGCCTGAGAGCAAAGGCGCAGATCCTGGACCAGCTCTGATAAACCATCCAGAGCTCCAGTGTCCCAGGGGCCGGACACCTGACATCCTGTGACACAAACGGCTCATCAGCACCCACAGTCTGGCTTGCAAGCCCTGCATTTACCTGCTACTGCGTTCACATTACGATCACACTTCCTGTAGTAAAAAACTGTCTTTCCTCTATAAGTGTGTCTGTACCTTCAAGGTTTagaagggtcaaaggtcgagaTGCTTCCTTGAGGTGCGTCAGAATGTTCTGAAGTCCTGCTGATGTAACTTGAGGATTTCCTGATATGTTCAAGCTCACCAAAGTTGGACAAGATGGAAGGCACCTAAAGAAGAAATGGACTAGATTACGCCCAGAGTTCCCAGTATGTATCAAAGCAGgtacgcagacacacacatacctggCCAAGGTGGCAACATTAGCATCTGTCAGCCTGTTAGCTGCCAGGCTCAGGTGGGTTAGAGAACACTTGTCCTGTTGAAAGACAGATTCTTAGTCTCTACTAAAATACAAACACGTTAAACCTCATAAACGTGTTCAACGCTAGATATGTTAAACCTCAGACTCAAACAGAACATTGGCGTGTAAACTTGTGAGAGTGCAGAGGTGAGGTGTTGCAATGGCAGGAAATCCACAAAACCCTGGCACACTGCTGACAGGTCAaggtgtgtgagactgtgtagCGGCAGAGTCTTCAAGACGAGCTCGAAGCCAGTGGAGCCCAGAGCATTATGGGACAAAGACACTGATCTGAGGAGACCTCTGCCTGAAAAATCAAACAGTGGTTCGTGATCCTGTTTTCAACGTGATCGATACATTTCATGAAGGTTAGAGGCTCAGCAATGCAGACAGTCACCTGCCAGGGCGCTGGCGAGCAGCAAGCGATGCTGCTGAAGGAATCGAGCGGTGAGTTGACAGGCCTGCAGCGACAGCTTCACCAGCACCGGGCAGCCCgacagcaggcaggacaggGCCTCGGACACTCCGTCGCCCAGCGGGTTCATGCTGAGGTTGAGCTCCTCCAAACactggagggaaaaggaggacgAGATTTCATGTGACCAACGTTGGATTACGTTTGAAAACTGGTTCCCAGCTGAGCTTTTTACCGGAAACGCCGATTGGCTCTGTCCCTGTAATGCGCCGACGGCCTTCTCCAGCCCTTCTGCTGTAATGCAACAGGCTGAAATGTCCAGCACCTGCAGACGGGGCATGGTGACGGTCGTGGAGACCAACTCGGGCAGAAGCTCGTCGTCAAGCCGGTTGCCTGAAAGACGCAGCTCGGTGAGGCTGGATTGAAGTTTCAGGGCGCGGAGGAGCGGCCTGAGGGAGGAGGGGCCCAGGCTGAGCCCACACGCAGACACAGAGGAGCTTCCGTGGACCTCACAGAGCCGGGTCACCTGcttgttttcatctgcaggGAGATAAAGAGGTGATGCGTCCCTGCACAAGCTCTAATAGTGCGGCTGTTTGAAGTTCTGCGTGTGTTTGGTTCTCACCCACTGCCAGGCTTTGACAGGCTTTCTTGTAGCGTtcggggagaggaggaagatcccAGGAACAAACTTCAGCCAGAACCTAAAAACATGGAAACGTCACTGTAATTCTCTCCCGGTAAATAACAAACAACGGCAGGGGTGCGGAGCACCGTACTCACCTCTTCATTGGTGTGCAGGACAGTGAGCAGAAGGTCTTGCAGGGAGAGCAGAGCGCCCTCTTTCTGGAGGGAGAGGCGAGGCAGGAGGCCACACTTCTGGTAGTAACGCTGAGATGCCTGTTCGCACAGCCAGGACACCGTGCACGAGTCGGCCTCACTGGGGCGAAAAATGAAGACACATTCACTGATAAGAAAAGGACTAAAAGGCACAAGCAGTAGCTTATCGAACACATTTTAATCTATTCAGATTAATAAAAGAGGCAACAACCAACCTTTGAGGAACAGGAATGAGGAACACATcttcctgaactctgaccctcaCTCTGATTGGCGGAGCAAGACACGAAGGCACGGCGGGAGGCTGACAGATATGAGATAAATGCACGTACTAgtgaaacagctggaggagagtaATACAATATATGTGCAGATTAGAATAAAACAGCATCACGGTGGGGTGCGTTACTTTCTTCACTCAACACTGTCTACAAACGTTGAGTCAAGTTGGTTAGGATTCTAATCTGTGATCAGCTCAGTTGCAAACTGAAAATGCGTTTAAAAATACTGCTTCAGCTATATTTAACTggagaaaaatgctaaaattaaattgtgataaaaaaaatctacaattGGTGGATACAGGGCATTAAAATGGAGTCAGGATCATTTCTCGTTTTCGAGCAGCTTCATTGAGCACGTATCAAGAAATGTGACAGAACTATGACAGATAGAATCAATGGGAAGTTTTCAGATTGTCTTATATATTCTATATAATGCTGTGTCAGGAGGCCTGAGATCTGAAACATCTGAGGTTGAATTTCTCACAAGTTGCGTTTGGTCTCATGACGTCCACCTCTGTAAAGATGGGGCTTTGTGGCCTGCTGACTTCACGCCTTCCGAGTCTAACCATTCcattataaaatatatattatctCCATGCACCCGTTGGTAAAACAACAGAAGACAGAATTCTAGtcactttaatcattttttaatggagcaaatcaaaaaaaaatACTGCACCATGATACAAACACATAAATTAGGGTTTAGGACAGATAGTCTATATACACAGGGTACATTGGAAGCATCACCTTTAAGACATCATAATCAGACATGTAGAGCTAATGGAAACATTTTGAAACGTCTGACCCACCACAGTGTGTTGTGAGTCAGAATTCTCCCCCTCAGGAGGGGGCTGCGGCAGACAACAGCCATTTGCTGTTTTGATCGACGACGTTATGCGTGCTGCCGTTCCAGCTCTGCTTTAAAGCCTGCCGGTCCAGTTTGTTGAGCGCCTGAGAGCAAAGGCGCAGATCCTGGACCAGCTCTGATAAACCATCCAGAGCTCCAGTGTCCCAGGGGCCGGACACCTGACATCCTGTGACACAAACGGCTCATCAGCACCCACAGTCTGGCTTGCAAGCCCTGCATTTACCTGCTACTGCGTTCACATTACGATCACACTTCCTGTAGTAAAAAACTGTCTTTCCTCTATAAGTGTGTCTGTACCTTCAAGGTTTagaagggtcaaaggtcgagaTGCTTCCTTGAGGTGCGTCAGAATGTTCTGAAGTCCTGCTGATGTAACTTGAGGATTTCCTGATATGTTCAAGCTCACCAAAGTTGGACAAGATGGAAGGCACCTAAAGAAGAAATGGACTAGATTACGCCCAGAGTTCCCAGTATGTATCAAAGCAGgtacgcagacacacacatacctggCCAAGGTGGCAACATTAGCATCTGTCAGCCCGTTAGCTGCCAGGCTCAGGTGGGTTAGAGAACACTTGTCCTGTTGAAAGACAGATTCTTAGTCTCTACTAAAATACAAACACGTTAAACCTCATAAACATGTTCAACGCTAGATATGTTAAACCTCAGACTCAAACGGAACATTGGCGTGTAAACCTGTGAGAGTGCAGAGGTGAGGTGTTGCAATGGCAGGAAATCCACAACACCCTGGCACACTGCTGACAGGTCAaggtgtgtgagactgtgtagCGGCAGAGTCTTCAAGACGAGCTCGAAGCCAGTGGAGCCCAGAGCATTATGGGACAAAGACACCGATCTGAGGAGACCTCTGCCTGAAAGGTCAAATCAAACAGTGGTTCGTGATCCTGTTTTCAACGTGATCGATACATTTCATGAAGGTTAGAGGCTCAGCAATGCAGACAGTCACCTGCCAGGGCGCTGGCGAGCAGCAAGCGATGCTGCTGAAGGAATCGAGCGGTGAGTTGACAGGCCTGCAGCGACAGCTTCACCAGCACCGGGCAGCCCgacagcaggcaggacaggGCCTCGGACACTCCGTCGCCCAGCGGGTTCATGCTGAGGTTGAGCTCCTCCAAACactggagggaaaaggaggacgAGATTTCATGTGACCAACGTTGGATTACGTTTGAAAACTGGTTCCCAGCTGAGCTTTTTACCGGAAACGCCGATTGGCTCTG
Protein-coding sequences here:
- the LOC130513029 gene encoding tonsoku-like protein, coding for MSDYDVLKYVHLSHICQPPAVPSCLAPPIRVRVRVQEDVFLIPVPQSEADSCTVSWLCEQASQRYYQKCGLLPRLSLQKEGALLSLQDLLLTVLHTNEEVLAEVCSWDLPPLPERYKKACQSLAVDENKQVTRLCEVHGSSSVSACGLSLGPSSLRPLLRALKLQSSLTELRLSGNRLDDELLPELVSTTVTMPRLQVLDISACCITAEGLEKAVGALQGQSQSAFPCLEELNLSMNPLGDGVSEALSCLLSGCPVLVKLSLQACQLTARFLQQHRLLLASALAGRGLLRSVSLSHNALGSTGFELVLKTLPLHSLTHLDLSAVCQGFVDFLPLQHLTSALSQDKCSLTHLSLAANRLTDANVATLARCLPSCPTLVSLNISGNPQVTSAGLQNILTHLKEASRPLTLLNLEGCQVSGPWDTGALDGLSELVQDLRLCSQALNKLDRQALKQSWNGSTHNVVDQNSKWLLSAAAPS